A section of the Mycobacterium sp. 3519A genome encodes:
- a CDS encoding DUF421 domain-containing protein — protein sequence MTPFVHAMIGDLSTAIDAVAKTAALFLTAALLFRFFARRALSGLSPFDWIAAVAAGAIVGRSATASDISWLAATAALIGLLIVHRALTRLRFIADLHRLVDPPPRIIVRDGQMLPEAIKKCGLITADLESALRQHGYQNAGGVQLAVFEASGAISVIAENKLLNPVVVPSDERPHEDGDGKPNASSASARIESASGSSP from the coding sequence ATGACACCATTCGTGCATGCCATGATCGGCGATCTGTCCACTGCCATTGATGCGGTCGCGAAAACTGCAGCGCTTTTTCTCACTGCGGCGCTACTGTTCCGCTTCTTCGCCAGACGGGCGCTTTCCGGTTTAAGCCCTTTCGACTGGATCGCAGCTGTAGCCGCTGGCGCAATTGTCGGTCGATCCGCGACCGCGAGCGACATCTCCTGGCTGGCCGCCACTGCCGCCCTCATTGGCTTACTGATTGTCCATCGAGCGTTGACTCGGTTGCGTTTCATCGCGGACCTGCACCGGCTCGTCGACCCACCTCCACGAATCATTGTTCGTGACGGTCAGATGCTGCCTGAGGCCATCAAGAAGTGCGGACTCATCACTGCTGACCTCGAATCCGCGTTGCGCCAGCACGGCTATCAGAATGCCGGAGGCGTCCAGCTGGCAGTCTTCGAGGCCAGCGGCGCGATCTCTGTCATCGCTGAGAACAAGCTGCTGAATCCGGTTGTGGTCCCGTCCGACGAGCGGCCGCACGAGGACGGCGACGGCAAGCCGAACGCATCGTCTGCCTCGGCAAGGATCGAAAGCGCTTCGGGCAGTTCACCGTAA
- a CDS encoding zinc-binding dehydrogenase, producing MEVRACAVGLADLLMVTGDYPLTTTPPVAPGQEVAGVVVAVADGSAFAPGDRVMGSTAFLQGWGGFSDYTYIREPTAQKIPAPLTDEEAAGSVIGFRTAYAGLVQRAAVTPGEVLVVLGAAGNTGAAAVQLGKALGARVIAVVGSDEKAEFCSRLGADHTVNYHRTDLVDVVMTVSCGRGADVIFDPVGGELAARAVSAISRLGRVAVVGYASGRFVVLDPVDMVLRNYSGIGVFAGGTPEEDEHAYSRLAKLVTIRAIKTSVAAVAAFGDVPEVIAGIRSAPAGRSVIRLR from the coding sequence GTGGAAGTGCGCGCCTGTGCGGTTGGACTGGCGGACCTGCTGATGGTCACCGGTGATTATCCGCTGACGACGACGCCGCCGGTGGCCCCCGGACAAGAAGTAGCCGGAGTCGTTGTCGCCGTGGCTGATGGCTCGGCATTCGCACCCGGCGACCGGGTTATGGGATCGACTGCCTTTCTTCAGGGGTGGGGTGGTTTCTCTGACTACACCTACATTCGAGAACCGACGGCGCAGAAGATTCCTGCACCACTGACAGACGAGGAGGCTGCGGGATCAGTCATCGGATTCCGCACCGCTTATGCAGGATTGGTGCAGAGGGCCGCAGTCACGCCAGGCGAGGTGCTAGTGGTCCTCGGGGCGGCCGGGAACACGGGCGCGGCGGCAGTGCAATTGGGTAAAGCATTGGGTGCGAGGGTGATCGCTGTTGTGGGTAGCGACGAGAAGGCCGAATTCTGCTCGCGGCTGGGCGCCGATCACACAGTGAACTATCACAGGACAGATCTGGTCGACGTGGTCATGACAGTTAGTTGCGGCCGAGGCGCCGACGTCATCTTCGATCCGGTGGGTGGCGAGCTCGCCGCGCGTGCCGTCTCGGCGATCTCACGGTTGGGCAGGGTCGCGGTCGTCGGCTATGCCAGCGGTCGCTTCGTCGTCCTGGATCCTGTCGACATGGTGTTGCGAAACTACTCGGGGATCGGAGTGTTCGCAGGGGGAACACCAGAAGAGGACGAACACGCGTATAGCCGGCTGGCCAAGTTGGTCACCATACGCGCGATCAAGACTTCGGTGGCGGCTGTCGCCGCGTTTGGTGACGTACCCGAGGTCATCGCCGGGATCCGTAGCGCCCCTGCCGGTAGGTCGGTTATCCGACTTCGTTGA
- a CDS encoding LysR family transcriptional regulator has product MDLRELRTFVAVVEEGRFAGAALRLNLSQPAISHTIRGLEKQCGVALLKRTSAGVITTPAGKLLLSEARAILARYDQALALMSARDDRDSSLNIGIPFGLPPGLLGNPLAAFAEQFPSRTVAIRQVCTARQIAMITAGELDLGLLRHRPPKADLDATLVADESLGAIVSESQAERLGQSEDIGLDSLVGLDWHGFPRESSPVWYDELTATLRSYGLHIETSSLYQDELVSEVIYASVSLGRSFALAPSTCRDDLPPPLRWRKLTGDPLRRRTWAAWSAASRRRDLAFLVGLLETVPTNSTFVRRDPER; this is encoded by the coding sequence ATGGACTTGCGTGAACTGCGGACGTTTGTCGCGGTGGTGGAGGAGGGGCGGTTCGCAGGCGCAGCGCTCCGGTTGAATCTCAGCCAACCCGCGATATCTCACACCATCCGCGGCCTTGAAAAGCAGTGCGGAGTGGCTTTACTCAAGCGCACAAGCGCTGGCGTGATCACCACGCCGGCAGGGAAGCTGCTGTTGAGTGAGGCTCGAGCGATACTCGCTCGCTATGATCAGGCGCTGGCTTTGATGTCGGCTCGCGACGATCGAGATTCGTCGCTCAATATCGGCATACCCTTCGGTCTGCCGCCGGGTCTGCTGGGTAATCCATTGGCGGCGTTCGCAGAACAGTTCCCATCGAGAACCGTAGCCATAAGGCAAGTATGCACCGCCCGCCAGATAGCCATGATCACCGCCGGTGAGCTCGATCTTGGTCTGCTTCGTCACCGACCGCCCAAGGCGGACCTTGATGCAACCCTTGTCGCTGACGAATCACTGGGAGCCATCGTGAGTGAGTCTCAGGCCGAGCGCTTGGGCCAGTCAGAAGACATCGGCCTGGATTCACTCGTCGGCCTCGACTGGCATGGTTTCCCCAGAGAGAGCAGTCCAGTGTGGTACGACGAGCTCACAGCGACCTTACGCAGTTACGGGTTACACATCGAAACCTCGAGTCTTTACCAAGACGAATTGGTGTCCGAGGTCATTTACGCGAGTGTCAGTCTGGGCCGGTCATTTGCCCTCGCGCCGTCAACCTGCCGTGACGACCTCCCGCCACCTCTGAGATGGCGAAAGCTGACCGGAGATCCCCTTCGCCGCAGGACATGGGCGGCGTGGTCTGCCGCATCGCGCCGCCGCGACTTGGCTTTCCTCGTCGGCCTACTGGAAACCGTTCCCACTAACTCGACATTCGTCCGACGCGATCCCGAAAGGTGA